In one Cercospora beticola chromosome 1, complete sequence genomic region, the following are encoded:
- a CDS encoding uncharacterized protein (BUSCO:EOG09260BYL) — MPSSFAPHHIAHGEDSDDSDFGEAALSSEDAGSDNGEASHASQPQGRSSQRAAVADGGDTGAAAAFDDSSAAPEGMLLRDKQRRTTHYNYQLEKQMSHVEAKQFYQQQRQNTLDEHNLSASPVTGTSPILRAKTFSSHPGADPTSLTRSGSLKSRQSTSTYKEPAQTGYKSALPVGLSDPRKHPDSSTIQSPSIGRFDGFQNARSNYAADEENLLEADRAARAHALHPGLPHENKPLLEQEGIHGAGAGIGQDAANDSSVTSELSAIYSNIQKILDLRHKYIRLSLQGPSDNPRDEPGWNLYPPPPEPVWYENKERNAQNSDPNGDADAKTPTASSAKPKKPQRKMGQDIGEDFDFEECLPVPDASEMTFKLDQGGVYQVYETSKSAELGEPILHIPTIREYYMDLDSILAISSDGPSKSFAYRRLQYLEGKFNLYVLLNEYQEVADTKAVPHRDFYNVRKVDTHVHHSACMNQKHLLRFIKSKMKKCPDEVVLFRDGEYLALKQVFESINLTAYDLSIDTLDMHAHTDSFHRFDKFNLKYNPVGESRLRTIFLKTDNHIQGRYLAELTKEVISDLESSKYQMVEWRISIYGRSLDEWDKLAAWVVDNKLYSPNVRWLIQVPRLYDVYKAAGTMETYEEVLRNVFEPLFEVTQDPRKHPKLHVFLQRVIGFDSVDDESKTERRIYRKFPLPKDWDTKQNPPYTYWIYYLFANIASLNVWRKQRGFNTFALRPHCGEAGDTDHLATAVLCCHSISHGLLLRKVPLLQYIFYLEQIGVAMSPLSNNALFLAYERNPFLQYFRRGLNVSLSTDDPLQFAFTKEPLIEEYAVAAQIYKLSAVDMCELAKHSVLQSGFEHVMKQRWLGNNCHLPGVAGNDMAKVNVPNIREAFRHETWLQELAMIDRYTNAPPGRRLNSTTLPPDVQSNTGPPSPTASMMTHPSATNPMHGIDASNHKPGTSTYANPNTIATPRIYQTNAQTARLSKLDIGQAHPDGANGLQRQSSLNHMNDSPTAYQPPIDVPPMPSASSSTTLQPVLSSSTLAGHEPRMFPGVMSRRRKSSIAKGGVSGEDSGDCGLERSTGSLSGNMTRSTGEEGLMMGLERKNTIEEAAKEEESPHRSEE, encoded by the coding sequence ATGCCTTCATCGTTTGCACCTCACCATATAGCACATGGTGAGGATTCCGACGACAGCGATTTTGGAGAAGCTGCGCTTTCCTCCGAAGACGCCGGCAGTGACAACGGCGAAGCATCCCACGCCTCACAACCCCAAGGTAGATCATCACAACGAGCAGCCGTGGCGGACGGGGGAGACACaggcgctgcagctgcctTCGACGACTCTTCTGCTGCGCCCGAGGGCATGCTGTTGCGTGACAAGCAGCGCCGCACCACCCACTACAATTACCAGCTGGAGAAACAGATGTCTCATGTCGAGGCCAAGCAGTTCTATCAACAGCAGCGTCAAAACACGCTCGACGAACACAACCTCTCTGCCAGTCCCGTCACTGGCACCAGTCCGATCCTCAGAGCAAAGACGTTTTCAAGCCATCCCGGAGCAGATCCTACTTCTCTCACGAGGTCTGGCAGTCTAAAGAGTAGGCAGAGCACTTCCACATACAAAGAGCCTGCGCAGACAGGATACAAGTCCGCCCTCCCCGTCGGGCTTAGCGATCCTCGTAAGCATCCTGATAGCTCTACAATTCAGTCTCCCAGCATCGGCAGATTCGACGGCTTTCAAAATGCAAGATCAAATTATGCCGCAGACGAGGAAAATCTGCTCGAGGCAGATCGGGCCGCTCGTGCACACGCACTGCATCCGGGCTTGCCCCACGAAAATAAACCTCTACTCGAGCAGGAAGGCATTCACGGCGCCGGTGCAGGCATAGGCCAAGATGCTGCGAATGATTCCAGCGTAACTTCCGAACTCAGTGCCATCTACTCAAACATCCAGAAAATACTCGATCTGAGGCACAAATATATCAGGTTGTCGTTGCAAGGTCCGTCCGACAATCCTCGCGATGAGCCCGGCTGGAACCTATATCCGCCGCCTCCTGAGCCTGTCTGGTACGAGAACAAAGAGCGCAATGCCCAAAATAGCGACCCGAACGGCGATGCCGATGCGAAGACTCCTACCGCCTCGAGCGCCAAGCCGAAAAAGCCTCAGAGAAAGATGGGCCAGGACATTGGCGAAGACTTTGACTTCGAAGAATGCCTTCCGGTCCCTGACGCTTCGGAAATGACTTTCAAGCTCGACCAGGGTGGAGTGTACCAAGTATACGAGACTTCCAAGTCTGCAGAACTCGGTGAGCCGATTCTTCACATTCCCACAATTCGCGAGTATTACATGGATCTCGACagcatcctcgccatcaGCTCAGATGGACCAAGCAAGTCATTTGCGTATCGTCGCCTGCAGTACTTGGAAGGCAAGTTCAATTTGTATGTGCTTCTCAACGAATATCAGGAAGTGGCAGATACCAAAGCCGTGCCGCATCGTGACTTCTACAACGTGCGAAAAGTGGACACTCACGTACATCACTCGGCGTGCATGAATCAAAAGCATCTGTTGCGCTTCATCAAgagcaagatgaagaagtGTCCGGATGAAGTAGTGCTCTTCCGAGACGGCGAATACTTGGCCCTTAAGCAAGTGTTCGAAAGTATCAACTTGACCGCCTACGACCTAAGTATTGACACACTGGATATGCACGCCCACACAGATTCTTTCCATCGCTTTGACAAATTCAATCTCAAATACAATCCCGTGGGAGAGAGCAGACTGCGAACTATCTTCTTGAAGACCGATAACCACATACAGGGCAGATACCTCGCTGAGCTCACCAAGGAGGTCATTTCTGACCTGGAGAGCAGCAAGTATCAAATGGTCGAATGGCGCATCAGCATTTACGGGCGCAGCCTGGACGAATGGGACAAGCTGGCAGCGTGGGTCGTAGACAACAAATTGTACTCGCCCAACGTCAGATGGCTGATTCAAGTGCCTCGTCTGTATGATGTGTACAAGGCTGCTGGTACCATGGAGACGTACGAAGAAGTCTTGCGGAACGTCTTTGAGCCGCTCTTCGAAGTCACCCAGGATCCACGCAAGCACCCAAAGCTTCACGTTTTCTTGCAGCGCGTCATTGGATTCGATTCTGTCGACGATGAGAGCAAAACCGAGCGACGAATCTACCGAAAATTCCCGCTGCCAAAAGACTGGGACACAAAGCAGAATCCTCCGTACACGTACTGGATCTACTACTTGTTTGCAAACATCGCTTCGCTCAACGTCTGGCGCAAACAGCGTGGCTTCAACACTTTCGCTCTGCGGCCACACTGTGGTGAAGCCGGAGACACCGACCATTTGGCGACTgcggtgctgtgctgtcaTAGCATCAGTCACGGCTTACTACTTCGTAAAGTGCCTCTTTTACAGTACATTTTCTACTTGGAGCAGATTGGTGTCGCGATGAGCCCGCTGAGCAACAATGCTTTGTTCCTAGCCTACGAGCGGAACCCCTTCTTGCAATACTTCCGACGAGGCCTGAATGTCAGTCTTTCGACGGACGATCCTCTGCAGTTCGCCTTCACGAAGGAGCCTCTGATTGAGGAATATGCTGTGGCTGCCCAGATCTACAAGCTCTCGGCTGTGGACATGTGTGAGCTAGCAAAACATTCTGTGCTGCAATCGGGCTTCGAGCACGTCATGAAACAGAGATGGCTCGGTAACAATTGTCACCTTCCTGGCGTGGCGGGTAATGATATGGCAAAGGTCAATGTGCCAAACATTCGTGAGGCTTTCCGTCATGAGACCTGGCTCCAGGAGCTGGCTATGATTGATCGCTACACAAACGCTCCTCCCGGCCGCCGCCTAAATTCGACAACTCTTCCACCAGATGTTCAATCGAACACTGGGCCACCTAGTCCGACTGCCAGCATGATGACGCACCCATCGGCCACCAATCCTATGCACGGTATTGATGCTTCCAATCACAAGCCCGGAACTTCCACCTATGCTAATCCGAACACCATAGCGACGCCTCGAATTTACCAAACCAATGCTCAAACAGCGCGACTCTCGAAGCTCGACATAGGCCAAGCTCACCCAGATGGCGCAAATGGACTTCAGCGCCAAAGCTCGCTCAACCATATGAACGATTCTCCCACAGCATACCAACCCCCTATTGATGTTCCTCCAATGCCCTCGGCCTCATCCTCCACAACACTACAGCCCGTCCTTAGCAGCAGTACCCTGGCCGGCCATGAGCCAAGAATGTTTCCTGGAGTTATGAGCCGTCGCAGGAAGAGCTCTATCGCCAAGGGCGGCGTATCTGGTGAGGATTCAGGCGATTGTGGACTGGAGAGAAGCACAGGCAGTCTTTCAGGAAACATGACCAGAAGCACTGGAGAAGAGGGGCTTATGATGGGATTGGAAAGAAAGAATACGATCGAAGAGGCCGCCAAAGAGGAGGAGTCTCCGCACAGGAGCGAAGAGTAA
- a CDS encoding uncharacterized protein (BUSCO:EOG09263Y3L), which yields MSRKEVLGKVFKMVPPMLEKFHKGQLGRVAVIGGSEDYTGAPYFSAMASAKLGADMSHVICEPGAGAVIKTYSPNLMVHPYMRQQKNLAKDETIDSIADQVVAMLDRLHVVVIGPGLGRDPVMQETCARVITEAKKRNISFVLDADGLYLAQTRPDLVHGYKDCILTPNVVEFGRLAKSQDIDTTKEDPTKLCEKLANAFGGVTIIQKGAVDYISNGKQTLISDGEGGLKRSGGQGDTLTGSLATLLAYRKAYLERIWDHENDMSADELLTYVAYGGSAITRECSRLAFKEKGRALQASDLTEHVHTAFLDVIGEKPTDEAKL from the exons ATGTCGCGCAAAGAAGTTCTGGGCAAGGTGTTCAAGATGGTGCCGCCGATGCTGGAGAAGTTCCACAAAG GTCAACTCGGACGTGTTGCTGTTATTGGAGGTAGTGAAGACTACACTGGAGCGCCTTACTTctcagcaatggcttctGCGAAGCTGGGAGCAGATATG TCTCATGTCATCTGCGAGCCTGGAGCCGGCGCCGTGATCAAGACATACTCTCCCAACTTGATGGTCCACCCATACATGCGCCAACAAAAAAACCTCGCAAAAGATGAAACCATCGACAGCATCGCCGACCAAGTCGTAGCAATGCTCGATCGTCTCCACGTCGTCGTAATCGGCCCCGGTCTAGGACGCGATCCCGTCATGCAAGAAACCTGCGCTCGCGTCATCACAGAAGCAAAGAAGCGGAACATTTCTTTCGTCTTGGATGCCGATGGGTTGTATTTGGCTCAGACCCGACCGGATCTTGTACACGGGTACAAAGATTGTATTCTGACACCGAATGTTGTTGAGTTTGGACGTTTGGCGAAGAGTCAGGATATTGATACTACGAAGGAAGATCCGACGAAGCTTTGCGAGAAGCTCGCAAACGCGTTCGGTGGTGTTACGATTATCCAGAAGGGTGCTGTGGATTACATCTCCAATGGAAAGCAAACCCTCATTTCAGACGGCGAGGGCGGCCTCAAGCGTTCAGGAGGCCAGGGAGATACTCTGACCGGATCACTGGCAACACTACTGGCGTACCGCAAGGCATACTTGGAGAGAATCTGGGACCACGAGAACGATATGTCCGCTGACGAGCTCTTGACTTACGTGGCATATGGCGGTTCGGCCATTACGCGAGAGTGCTCGAGACTGGCGTTCAAGGAGAAGGGCAGAGCATTGCAAGCTTCTGATCTGACGGAGCATGTCCACACTGCTTTCTTGGATGTCATTGGCGAGAAGCCGACTGATGAGGCAAAGCTCTGA
- a CDS encoding mitochondrial 54S ribosomal protein bL21m produces MLSRTLRRALKETGPSLPPTFLLPWTAGLSTVANAAIDSTPPPPPPASIKQAQSEQRTSSTQLPIRPNAKGPSAASATLKLDETTRELLPLLQSQGPHYITAHIHGNPYLLTQGDTVRLPFHMHGVEPGDVLRLDRAVNLGSRDYTLKAPASTPKLKSPTKNTSSTLDPTTGSLASHSRTMLGDHAAEGPEGVPHFIPHIAKGKFSYIDDRLFECRAVVMGVESEPLRIKEKTKRRQRHVRKVKSKHRFTILRIKEVRIKSIEEIEGRQ; encoded by the coding sequence ATGCTCTCCAGGACGCTGCGACGAGCGCTCAAGGAGACTGGGCCCTCGCTGCCGCCGACATTCCTGCTGCCATGGACCGCTGGGCTCAGCACCGTGGCCAATGCCGCCATCGATTCgacacctccgcctccgccgcctgcaTCGATCAAGCAAGCGCAGAGTGAACAGCGCACATCATCTACCCAGCTGCCCATACGCCCCAATGCGAAGGGCCCAAGCGCAGCATCAGCCACACTCAAACTCGATGAGACGACGCGCGAACTGCTTCCGCTCCTACAGTCGCAAGGTCCGCACTATATCACCGCACATATCCATGGAAATCCTTATCTCTTGACACAAGGAGACACTGTCCGTCTGCCTTTTCACATGCATGGCGTGGAGCCAGGCGATGTTCTCCGTCTTGACCGCGCCGTCAATCTGGGTAGCCGAGACTATACCCTGAAGGCCCCAGCATCAACTCCAAAGCTCAAAAGCCCAACCAAGAACACTTCTTCTACCTTGGACCCCACCACGGGCTCGTTAGCCAGCCATTCAAGGACAATGCTGGGAGACCACGCGGCCGAAGGTCCAGAGGGTGTTCCACACTTCATCCCTCATATTGCAAAGGGCAAGTTCTCCTATATCGATGACCGGTTATTCGAATGCAGGGCAGTAGTGATGGGAGTGGAGAGCGAACCATTGAGGATCAAGGAGAAAACGAAGAGACGGCAAAGGCATGTACGAAAAGTCAAGAGCAAGCATCGCTTCACAATTCTGAGAATTAAAGAAGTGAGGATCAAAAGCATCGAGGAGATTGAGGGACGACAATAG
- the NSA2 gene encoding Ribosome biogenesis protein (BUSCO:EOG09263ZBF), whose amino-acid sequence MPQNEYIERFTKQHGRRLDHEERTRKRAAREGHKASENAQNLRGLRAKLYQQKRHKEKIQMKKAIKQQEEKNVKSAEPAEPASKPLPGYLLDRSNSTNAKALSSAIKNKRTEKAAKFSVPLPKVRGISEEEMFKVVKTGKKTAKKSWKRMITKPTFVGPDFTRRPVKYERFIRPMGLRYKKANVTHPELGVTVQLPIISVKKNPQNPMYTQLGVLTKGTIIEVNVSELGLVTAGGKVVWGRWAQVTNNPENDGTLNAVLLV is encoded by the coding sequence ATGCCTCAGAACGAGTATATCGAGCGCTTCACCAAGCAGCATGGTCGCCGCCTCGACCATGAGGAGCGCACCCGAAAGCGCGCCGCCCGCGAGGGACACAAGGCTTCCGAAAATGCGCAGAATCTGCGTGGTCTGCGCGCAAAGCTGTATCAGCAGAAGCGTCACAAGGAGAAGAtccagatgaagaaggcgatcaaacagcaggaggagaagaatgtCAAATCCGCCGAGCCCGCCGAGCCAGCGAGCAAGCCTCTGCCCGGTTATCTGCTCGACCGAAGCAACTCCACCAATGCGAAAGCCCTCAGCTCTGCGATCAAGAACAAACGTACTGAGAAGGCCGCCAAATTCAGCGTTCCGCTTCCCAAAGTGCGAGGaatcagcgaagaagagatgttCAAGGTGGTCAAGACGGGCAAGAAgactgcgaagaagagctggaagCGCATGATCACCAAACCCACATTCGTTGGACCCGATTTTACAAGGAGACCTGTCAAGTACGAACGCTTCATTCGTCCTATGGGTCTACGATACAAGAAAGCCAATGTGACGCATCCAGAGTTGGGTGTTACTGTGCAACTGCCGATCATCAGTGTGAAGAAGAATCCACAAAATCCAATGTACACGCAACTTGGAGTTCTGACCAAAGGAACGATTATCGAGGTCAACGTGAGCGAGTTGGGTCTTGTCACAGCAGGAGGCAAAGTGGTATGGGGTCGTTGGGCACAAGTGACCAACAACCCAGAAAATGATGGCACCCTCAATGCCGTCCTGTTGGTGTGA